The Vidua chalybeata isolate OUT-0048 chromosome 24, bVidCha1 merged haplotype, whole genome shotgun sequence genome includes a window with the following:
- the BCAS2 gene encoding pre-mRNA-splicing factor SPF27, whose amino-acid sequence MSGPGLVAGDVVVDALPYFDQGYEAPGVREAAAALVEEETRRYRPTKNYLSYLPAHDYSAFETEIMRNEFERLAARQPLELLSMKRYELPAPSSGQKNDITAWQECVNNSMAQLEHQAVRIENLELMSQHGCNAWKVYNEHLVHMIEQAQKELQKLRKNIQDLNWQRKNMQLTAGAKLREMESTWVSLVSKNYEIERTIVQLENEISQIKQQHGEANKENIQQDFQ is encoded by the exons ATGTCGGGCCCGGGGCTGGTGGCCGGGGATGTCGTGGTGGATGCGCTGCCCTACTTCGACCAGGGCTACGAGGCGCCGGGCGTGCGGGAGGCG GCCGCGGCGCTGGTGGAGGAGGAGACGCGGCGGTACCGGCCGACCAAGAACTACCTGAGCTACCTGCCCGCGCACGACTACAGCGCCTTCGAG ACCGAGATCATGCGGAACGAGTTCGAGCGCCTGGCGGCCCGGCaacccctggagctgctcagtaTGAAGAG GTACGAGCTGCCCGCCCCCTCCTCCGGGCAGAAGAACGACATCACGGCGTGGCAGGAGTGTGTGAACAACtccatggcacagctggagcaccAGGCCGTGCGCATCGAGAACCTGGAGCTCATGTCCCAGCACGGCTGCAATGCCTGGAAGGTGTACAACGA GCACCTGGTTCATATGATAGAACAAGCCCAGAAAGAGCTTCAGAAATTGAG GAAAAACATTCAAGACCTGAACTGGCAGAGGAAGAACATGCAGCTCACAGCTGGGGCTAAGCTGAGAGAGATGGAATCCAC gTGGGTCTCTCTTGTCAGTAAAAATTATGAGATTGAACGAACTATTGtgcagctggaaaatgaaatttcacaAATCAAGCAGCAGCATGGGGAAGCAAACAAGGAGAATATCCAGCAAGACTTTCAGTGA